The Raphanus sativus cultivar WK10039 chromosome 6, ASM80110v3, whole genome shotgun sequence sequence GAAAACTGTCATAAGCATGAGTGACGAACATTGGCAAAATATCCCAGTTATCATACCAATCCACAAACCCTGTGTTCACCAAAACGATGACTCAAAACACAACATCATTcccagttcaaaaaaaaaacagtacatCACATAAATGTTCGAATTATTTACCAATTTCATAAGAGAGTACCTTGGCATACAACTTTAACTTGAAACCACAAAAGGCTGCAATAGGCGTTCCAATTAAATAGAATGTTCCCAAATTTATAACCGTGACGACGTGCTGCCAACCGCACCCTCTGGCTACTCCTGTCGATAAAAGTTGAGTTTTTTGTATGTTTGGTATTCAACAAAAAGTAGAATATTTTACCTGATAGAACACCTTGGATTGAATCAAGTGTTATAGAGGCAGCAAGAAAGAATGTCAATGGTGCAAACTCTTCTTTGATGACACGACTATTGCTGAATAACCCGACCCAACCATCGTGACCTACAAGTAAAGCAAGCACTACGCCAAGGCCAAGGACAAAAGACAACTTAACGGTTACAGAAGTGGCCTTCTTTGCACCTTCCACGTTTCCAGCTCCAAGTTCGTTGGACACACGTGTACTACAATAACgtttttaatattacataaaataatgttGTGATAAGAGGAAAATACATAGTTTTAAAATGATTGGTGAAATGGCTGACCTTGCAGCTGCGCTAAGTCCATATGTTAACATGTAGCTAATCGACTCCGTGTTGACGCtgaatttaattatacattacGAAACTATAAGCTATTCTTTTGATATGAAATACAACATTACTTAACTAATTAAATAGTGGTATAAAGCTTACCATATAGCTACCAAAGAGGTGGTGATTTCCGGGTTAGGCAACAATCCTGCTAAGAACACAAGTATCTCGAACGCCCAATATTCCAAACTGTTGCAACAATATATATAGTCCACTCTTAAGCTCTAACAGTCATATGAAGTTAGTAGTTAGCAATGGCTACTGATCTGACTTACCATACCATAGCAGCAGATGGGAGGCTCAATGTCAAGTTTATTACTACATAACGGAATGATTCTAATGAAAACCCAGTCCATGTTTCCTTAAACTTGTCAGAACATATCACATAAGTTCCAAGAGAAAGGAAAGCTATCCACAATGAAATAGATGTAGCTATTGGAGCACCAATGAATCCAAGGCCAGCTAAATAGACCAGAACATATGCGATACCAATATTGATCACCAGGGGAACAAACGAGAAGATGACTAGCGGAGCAACAATGGATTGTGTTTGGCAAAACCTAAGAATGTTTTGTAAGAACCCGTCAGCGAGTAAACCAGGAATTTGGTATTTTATATACAGTGCAGCTTGTCTTGAGATGTTGGAATCTTGTCCGATAAATCCGAAAACCGGTTCTGTGAAGAACCAGAAGATAGAGATGAGGATGGTAAAAACTAACGAGACGATGCATGATGATTGCAGATGAATCCCCAACATTTTGTAGCTTTTTGCACCAAAGTCTTGACCACATAATGTCTCAAGTGCTCCACTTAACCCCGTCTGTAAAAAAGGGACactaatatatattagtatgGAGTAGGCATGGATGTTGGGGTCGTTCAGGTAGGGTATTTCGTATTTTGATTCTTTTTGGAATACATCTAGGTCTCATT is a genomic window containing:
- the LOC108813237 gene encoding protein DETOXIFICATION 19-like isoform X1, whose protein sequence is MVDPTNTITPLLDDHEVGGDDVGGRKSSSWVQKVIELEELKAQITYGLPMIFTNLFIYCIPLTSVMFASHLGQLELAGATLANSWATATGFAFMTGLSGALETLCGQDFGAKSYKMLGIHLQSSCIVSLVFTILISIFWFFTEPVFGFIGQDSNISRQAALYIKYQIPGLLADGFLQNILRFCQTQSIVAPLVIFSFVPLVINIGIAYVLVYLAGLGFIGAPIATSISLWIAFLSLGTYVICSDKFKETWTGFSLESFRYVVINLTLSLPSAAMVCLEYWAFEILVFLAGLLPNPEITTSLVAICVNTESISYMLTYGLSAAASTRVSNELGAGNVEGAKKATSVTVKLSFVLGLGVVLALLVGHDGWVGLFSNSRVIKEEFAPLTFFLAASITLDSIQGVLSGVARGCGWQHVVTVINLGTFYLIGTPIAAFCGFKLKLYAKGLWIGMITGIFCQCSSLMLMTVFRKWTKLNSSV
- the LOC108813237 gene encoding protein DETOXIFICATION 19-like isoform X2, giving the protein MVDPTNTITPLLDDHEVGGDDVGGRKSSSWVQKVIELEELKAQITYGLPMIFTNLFIYCIPLTSVMFASHLGQLELAGATLANSWATATGFAFMTGLSGALETLCGQDFGAKSYKMLGIHLQSSCIVSLVFTILISIFWFFTEPVFGFIGQDSNISRQAALYIKYQIPGLLADGFLQNILRFCQTQSIVAPLVIFSFVPLVINIGIAYVLVYLAGLGFIGAPIATSISLWIAFLSLGTYVICSDKFKETWTGFSLESFRYVVINLTLSLPSAAMVCLEYWAFEILVFLAGLLPNPEITTSLVAICVNTESISYMLTYGLSAAASTRVSNELGAGNVEGAKKATSVTVKLSFVLGLGVVLALLVGHDGWVGLFSNSRVIKEEFAPLTFFLAASITLDSIQGVLSGKIFYFLLNTKHTKNSTFIDRSSQRVRLAARRHGYKFGNILFNWNAYCSLLWFQVKVVCQGFVDWYDNWDILPMFVTHAYDSFPEVDKAKFFGLKDHETMDETNIIIVFLDF